CTAGTGTCTACATTATAATGTGATCCTTTCTCCCACgattaaagggaaataaaatacTCTTTAATTTACAAAAGGTGAATTACACTTAATGGTGTTTTGTTTCTCACTTAAAAAATGACATGTACTATATTACTGTGAATCAGGCGTTAAATTACCAATCATAATTTGCAAGCTATTGTATAAAAGCGTCGCGAATCCCATAGTTATAAGAAAATTATTTAGCTTAAATAACCGACTTTACTCAAAGGAGAGAGTAAGGAATTTTATCATCATGACAGAATGCTGAACTTGCAAGCTGACTATATTATAGCTGActgcatttgttttatattacattGGAATTACTGTTTTAGTTGAGAAAAACccgaccagttggttttgaaaACGAGAGAACTAAATACATAATCCGAAAGCAAAAAACGTTAATTCCAACAAATTTAAAAACGTTTGATTCGTTTGTTTCACATAAACCTACagagtttaaatgtttcaacTAATAATAATTGTTGTAAATTAAAAAAGCCTTTTAAGACgaattatttatcattttaatgaactTTTATTTAAGCTTTTCAAGAACGGCATATGCTTACAGTGCGAGAAATGTTGCTATTTGACTCGAGTTTAATCGAATAAATTTTCATTTAGGACATTGTGGGACTGTAAAGGGGGTCACGGTGtaaaaatgatggaaaaacGGGAGCAGGAGCTTTGTCCTGGAAGTCCCGACGCAGGATCCGGTCCTGGAAAGCGAGAAGTCTCGGCCATCATCTCCAGACACAACGGATACAAGCAGGACGAGGAGCCGCGGAGAGAAAGGGGGGAGGAGGGTGATGGGaatgaggaggtggaggaggtggacGAGAAGGAGAGGGGAGGGAGCTTCAAAGGGGCTGAAGAGACGGATGACGTTCCGCTGCAGAACTCGAGCAACGGGACCAGCATCAGCATCATCATCAACGGCGTTGCCAGGGAAACTGCCTCTCTCAACGCCCTTGACCTGAAAAGGGAAGTGCCGGTGATCGAGCTCTCCAGGAGGGACGCTATAAAAGCGCTGGAGCAGAGGACGGAGAGCCATTTGGTGCCGATCACGGAACTTCGCAGACCTCCACCGCTGCCGCTGCCGCCGCCGCACCGAGACAACGCTCGAATGGTCCAGCTGAGCCCAAACGCGTTCCCTGTCCCGGCCCGGGCGATGCTCTACAACCTGGCGCAGCCTCTCGCCGCCATCAACAGGTACCGGTGAAGTCAGAAAGATAAACTGTTTTATCTGCACGTTGGATCTTCGAGTTTAGGATAGAAACTTGTTAAGACAGATGGTTGTAATCTTTGCCTTTCTTGCAAGATATAAAAAGCTTGAGATGTATTGGACTGAAATCCAGTATGCATTCAGTACGTGAGGCTCTGTGTATCCTTGCATCAAGGTATTAAAACTTTTGAAGTGATTCAACAATGTTTTCAGAACGAAATCTAAGTTTTCTCATATAGCCACATTGACATGTGCGTGGTTTTcgactgttttctttttttctgtagtcTTGGAGGGGAGTCGGAGCAGTACAGCATGTATCCCAGCAACAGGGTAAAGCGCCGCCCGGCGCCTTATGAGGTTGAACTCGACGAGGGTAGGCGCATTTTAGATCTTTATAAGTATGGTAAGATGCACTTCTGCTGTGTGCTCCTTCTCCCAGTGCAGACCCACCTAAGTGTCCCTCCCTCATCTCCATCGTTATTCATCCACTGACATGGATGTATACTGTTCCCAATCTGAGTGTTGCAGAAGATGCGatgcaaagaggaaaaaaaatgttcaacTTGTGAGATGTACAAAATCCGTCTTCACAGAAGGATTTTGTTAC
This genomic interval from Girardinichthys multiradiatus isolate DD_20200921_A chromosome 6, DD_fGirMul_XY1, whole genome shotgun sequence contains the following:
- the LOC124869260 gene encoding T-cell acute lymphocytic leukemia protein 1 isoform X1 — encoded protein: MTHSQNGSTYTVTSTTRLKRTLWDCKGGHGVKMMEKREQELCPGSPDAGSGPGKREVSAIISRHNGYKQDEEPRRERGEEGDGNEEVEEVDEKERGGSFKGAEETDDVPLQNSSNGTSISIIINGVARETASLNALDLKREVPVIELSRRDAIKALEQRTESHLVPITELRRPPPLPLPPPHRDNARMVQLSPNAFPVPARAMLYNLAQPLAAINSLGGESEQYSMYPSNRVKRRPAPYEVELDEAGQPKIVRRIFTNSRERWRQQNVNGAFAELRKLIPTHPPDKKLSKNEILRLAMKYISFLSNLLEDQDGGRNVGSTTDGDTGLLVGVPTHEGGPQGVPHQETVVGLARDDLLETMSPGSSCGSLPDGDAEGSPESFMEDQDSPPATRTLTTSRGPSLHLAARDLRRNGRPLDGSTRR